From Enterococcus mediterraneensis, the proteins below share one genomic window:
- a CDS encoding biotin--[acetyl-CoA-carboxylase] ligase, translating into MTTKQKVLQLLKQTETVLSGEKLAQQLEVSRTAVWKAIRELEKEGYRFEHAASGYRYLPSDILDPLEIKGGTLSFLEVEILENSQSTMQDAKAAAAQGKTAPLLIVADAQSGAHGRFGRPFFAPKGGGIYMSLLLQPNQSFAELPQYTLLAAVAVSQAIDALSGKTSTIKWVNDIYLDGKKVCGILSEATSDFESGTISQVIIGMGINFSIPDADFPLELQEKAGSIFPASAPVLRNQLIHTIWENFFRLLSQPASDYLSTYREKSFVLGKTVHFTQQGKTYSGRASAITDRGELVVETAEKTFTLSSGEISLQAIE; encoded by the coding sequence ATGACCACCAAACAAAAAGTATTGCAATTGTTGAAGCAAACCGAAACAGTCCTCTCTGGAGAAAAACTGGCGCAGCAGCTGGAAGTATCTCGCACAGCAGTCTGGAAAGCCATTCGCGAATTGGAAAAAGAAGGCTACCGTTTCGAACATGCCGCTAGCGGCTATCGTTACTTGCCATCAGATATTTTGGATCCGCTGGAGATCAAAGGCGGCACACTCTCGTTTTTAGAGGTGGAGATCTTGGAAAATTCTCAATCCACGATGCAAGACGCTAAAGCAGCCGCCGCACAAGGTAAGACTGCCCCTTTACTGATCGTAGCAGATGCTCAATCCGGCGCTCACGGTCGCTTCGGTCGTCCCTTTTTCGCACCAAAAGGCGGCGGCATCTACATGAGCCTGTTGCTGCAGCCGAACCAAAGTTTTGCCGAGCTGCCTCAATACACGCTCTTGGCGGCAGTGGCAGTCAGCCAAGCCATCGATGCCCTATCTGGCAAGACATCAACGATCAAATGGGTCAATGATATTTATTTAGATGGAAAAAAAGTTTGCGGTATCCTTTCCGAAGCTACCAGTGATTTTGAAAGCGGCACGATCTCTCAAGTGATCATCGGCATGGGAATCAATTTTTCGATCCCTGACGCTGACTTTCCGCTGGAACTTCAAGAAAAAGCCGGTTCGATCTTCCCTGCGTCTGCTCCTGTTTTGCGCAACCAGCTGATCCATACCATCTGGGAAAACTTTTTCCGTTTATTGTCTCAACCAGCTTCCGATTACCTATCGACTTATCGGGAAAAATCTTTTGTTTTAGGAAAAACCGTGCATTTTACGCAACAGGGAAAAACTTACAGTGGTCGGGCATCTGCTATCACTGACCGCGGCGAATTAGTAGTAGAGACAGCTGAAAAGACCTTTACGTTGTCTTCTGGCGAGATCAGTCTGCAAGCTATCGAATAA
- the rpoB gene encoding DNA-directed RNA polymerase subunit beta gives MAGHVVKYGKHRERRSFARISEVLELPNLIEIQTDSYQWFLDEGLREMFEDILPIDDFNGNLSLEFVDYELKEPKYTVEEARAHDANYSAPLHVTLRLTNRETGEIKAQEVFFGDFPLMTEQGTFIINGAERVIVSQLVRSPGVYFHGKVDKNGKEGFGSTVIPNRGAWLEMETDAKDISYVRIDRTRKIPLTVLVRALGFGSDDTIFEIFGESESLRNTIEKDLHKNASDSRTEEGLKDVYERLRPGEPKTADSSRNLLNARFFDPKRYDLANVGRYKVNKKLDLRTRLLNLTLAETLVDPETGEIIVEKGTVLTHQVMDTLGEHLVNGLNSVTYYPSEDGVVTDPMTVQVIKVFSPRDPEREINVIGNGYPDTMTKTIRPADIIASMSYFFNLMEGIGNVDDIDHLGNRRIRSVGELLQNQFRIGLARMERVVRERMSIQDTETLTPQQLINIRPVVASIKEFFGSSQLSQFMDQTNPLGELTHKRRLSALGPGGLTRDRAGYEVRDVHYSHYGRMCPIETPEGPNIGLINSLASYAKVNKYGFIETPYRRVDRETGRVTDQIDYLTADIEDHYVVAQANSKLNEDGTFAENVVMARATSENLEVSIDKVDYMDVSPKQVVAVATACIPFLENDDSNRALMGANMQRQAVPLINPKSPWVGTGMEYKSAHDSGAALLCKHDGVVEYVDASEVRVRRDNGALDVYSVTKFRRSNSGTSYNQRPLVTLGEKVEKGDTLADGPSMENGEMALGQNVLVAFMTWEGYNYEDAIIMSRRLVKDDVYTSVHIEEYESEARDTKLGPEEITREIPNVGEDALKDLDEMGIIRIGAEVHDGDLLVGKVTPKGVTELSAEERLLHAIFGEKAREVRDTSLRVPHGGGGIVHDVKIFTREAGDELSPGVNMLVRVYIVQKRKIHEGDKMAGRHGNKGVVSRIMPEEDMPFLPDGTPVDIMLNPLGVPSRMNIGQVLELHLGMAARQLGIHVATPVFDGATDEDVWATVKEAGMASDAKTVLYDGRTGEPFDGRISVGVMYMIKLAHMVDDKLHARSIGPYSLVTQQPLGGKAQFGGQRFGEMEVWALEAYGAAYTLQEILTYKSDDVVGRVKTYEAIVKGEPIPKPGVPESFRVLVKELQSLGLDMRVLDIDEAEIELRDMDDDDDDLITVDALTKFAEQQSAKELEQQAAEKAQADQAMLDQEIETAEDND, from the coding sequence TTGGCTGGACACGTAGTAAAATACGGAAAGCACCGCGAACGCAGAAGTTTCGCACGAATCAGTGAAGTATTGGAATTACCGAATTTGATCGAAATTCAAACAGACTCTTACCAATGGTTTTTAGATGAAGGATTAAGAGAAATGTTTGAAGACATCTTGCCAATTGATGACTTCAACGGCAACCTATCGTTGGAATTTGTTGACTATGAATTGAAAGAACCAAAGTACACAGTAGAAGAAGCACGGGCACATGACGCCAACTACTCAGCGCCATTACACGTGACATTGCGTTTGACGAACCGTGAAACCGGCGAAATCAAAGCACAAGAAGTCTTCTTTGGCGACTTCCCGCTGATGACCGAACAAGGAACATTTATCATCAACGGGGCAGAACGGGTTATTGTTTCTCAATTGGTTCGTTCACCAGGTGTATATTTCCACGGCAAAGTAGACAAAAACGGCAAAGAAGGTTTCGGATCTACCGTGATCCCGAACCGCGGCGCATGGTTGGAAATGGAAACTGACGCTAAAGACATCTCTTATGTACGTATCGACCGGACACGTAAAATTCCTTTAACTGTCTTGGTTCGTGCATTAGGTTTTGGTTCAGATGACACGATTTTTGAAATTTTCGGCGAAAGTGAATCATTACGCAACACCATCGAAAAAGACTTGCATAAAAATGCCAGCGATTCTCGGACAGAAGAAGGTTTGAAAGACGTTTACGAACGTTTGCGTCCAGGCGAACCAAAAACCGCTGACAGCTCAAGAAACTTGCTGAACGCGCGTTTCTTTGATCCAAAACGTTATGACCTTGCAAATGTTGGTCGTTACAAAGTAAATAAAAAATTAGATCTGCGTACTCGTTTATTGAACCTGACATTGGCTGAAACATTGGTCGATCCTGAAACCGGCGAAATCATCGTTGAAAAAGGAACCGTGTTGACTCACCAAGTGATGGATACATTAGGCGAACATTTAGTGAACGGATTGAATTCAGTAACTTACTATCCATCAGAAGATGGTGTGGTAACTGATCCAATGACAGTTCAAGTGATCAAGGTCTTCTCACCAAGAGATCCTGAACGGGAAATCAACGTGATCGGCAACGGTTATCCAGATACGATGACCAAAACGATCCGTCCAGCTGATATCATCGCTTCTATGAGTTATTTCTTTAACTTGATGGAAGGCATCGGCAACGTGGATGACATCGACCACTTGGGAAATCGTCGGATCCGTTCCGTTGGTGAATTATTACAAAACCAATTCCGAATCGGACTAGCACGGATGGAACGTGTCGTTCGTGAACGGATGTCGATCCAAGATACAGAAACATTGACACCTCAACAATTGATCAATATCCGTCCAGTTGTAGCAAGTATCAAAGAATTCTTTGGTTCTTCACAGTTGTCACAGTTCATGGACCAAACCAATCCTCTGGGAGAATTGACTCACAAACGTCGTCTTTCAGCCTTAGGACCTGGCGGTTTGACTCGTGACCGTGCCGGATATGAAGTGCGGGACGTTCACTATTCCCACTATGGCCGTATGTGTCCGATCGAAACGCCTGAAGGACCGAATATCGGTCTGATCAACAGTTTGGCTTCTTATGCGAAAGTCAACAAATACGGCTTTATCGAAACACCATATCGCCGTGTTGATCGTGAAACAGGACGCGTTACTGACCAAATCGATTACTTGACTGCTGACATCGAAGACCACTATGTAGTAGCGCAAGCAAACAGTAAATTGAATGAAGACGGAACTTTTGCCGAAAATGTGGTAATGGCTCGGGCAACTTCTGAAAACTTGGAAGTTTCTATCGATAAAGTCGATTACATGGACGTTTCGCCAAAACAAGTTGTTGCGGTCGCGACTGCTTGTATCCCGTTCTTAGAAAACGATGACTCCAACCGTGCCTTGATGGGTGCCAACATGCAGCGTCAAGCTGTGCCGTTGATCAACCCTAAATCTCCTTGGGTAGGAACTGGTATGGAATACAAATCCGCCCATGACTCAGGTGCCGCTTTGCTATGTAAGCATGACGGTGTCGTAGAATACGTTGATGCTTCCGAAGTCCGCGTACGTCGCGACAATGGCGCATTGGATGTCTACTCTGTAACAAAATTCCGCCGTTCCAACTCTGGTACCAGCTACAACCAACGTCCATTAGTGACTTTAGGTGAAAAAGTAGAAAAAGGCGATACATTAGCCGACGGACCATCAATGGAAAACGGTGAAATGGCGCTTGGACAAAACGTCTTGGTAGCCTTCATGACATGGGAAGGTTACAACTATGAAGATGCTATCATCATGAGCCGTCGTCTAGTAAAAGACGATGTCTATACTTCGGTCCATATCGAAGAATATGAATCAGAAGCACGTGATACTAAATTAGGACCTGAAGAAATCACACGGGAAATCCCGAACGTCGGGGAAGACGCATTGAAAGACCTAGACGAAATGGGGATCATCCGCATCGGTGCGGAAGTTCACGATGGTGATCTATTGGTCGGAAAAGTTACACCAAAAGGCGTGACTGAATTATCCGCTGAAGAACGCTTATTACATGCGATCTTTGGTGAAAAAGCCCGCGAAGTCCGCGATACTTCTTTACGCGTACCTCACGGCGGCGGCGGGATCGTCCATGATGTGAAGATCTTTACCCGCGAAGCCGGCGACGAATTGTCTCCAGGCGTGAACATGCTGGTACGGGTCTACATCGTGCAAAAACGTAAGATCCACGAAGGCGATAAGATGGCGGGTCGTCACGGTAACAAAGGGGTTGTTTCCCGGATCATGCCGGAAGAAGATATGCCGTTCTTGCCAGACGGTACACCAGTCGACATCATGTTGAATCCTTTAGGGGTGCCATCACGGATGAACATCGGACAAGTATTGGAATTGCACTTAGGGATGGCTGCTCGTCAATTAGGCATCCACGTTGCAACACCAGTCTTCGATGGAGCGACTGATGAAGATGTTTGGGCAACAGTTAAAGAAGCTGGTATGGCCAGCGATGCGAAAACTGTTTTATACGATGGACGCACCGGTGAACCATTTGACGGCCGGATCTCTGTCGGCGTAATGTACATGATCAAATTGGCCCACATGGTTGATGACAAATTGCATGCCCGTTCGATCGGACCATACTCTCTTGTTACGCAACAACCATTGGGTGGTAAAGCACAATTTGGTGGACAACGTTTCGGGGAAATGGAAGTTTGGGCACTGGAAGCTTACGGTGCCGCTTATACCTTGCAAGAAATCTTGACCTACAAATCAGATGACGTAGTCGGACGGGTGAAAACCTACGAAGCGATCGTCAAAGGGGAACCAATTCCAAAACCAGGCGTACCGGAATCATTCCGCGTCTTGGTAAAAGAATTGCAATCTCTCGGCTTGGATATGCGTGTCTTGGACATCGACGAAGCCGAAATCGAATTGCGGGACATGGACGATGACGATGATGATCTGATCACCGTTGACGCGTTGACCAAATTCGCTGAACAACAATCAGCAAAAGAATTAGAACAACAAGCTGCAGAAAAAGCACAAGCAGATCAAGCGATGCTGGATCAAGAGATCGAAACTGCAGAAGACAACGATTAA
- the menA gene encoding 1,4-dihydroxy-2-naphthoate polyprenyltransferase, translated as MSLKVFLEVVEIKTKIASLFPFLIGVLFSINFFHQINVLNTVLFFIGMLIFDLTTTAINNYMDFEKAKSQEYKFQQNVIGREGLKPSMIRNMILGMLAFVLVMGILLTIRTGWLLFVMGFVCCFIGVFYTYGPVPLSRMPLGEVFSGVTMGLGIFAMVVYVNTMDPTIFYLSLQLGKGSFALTGNIWQIFAMVWASLPLIFTIANIMLANNLRDLETDIQNHRYTLVYYIGRETGIRLFSVLMYGCYAVLLIGVLARVFDWPVLLALLTFPKVQSHLRAHRKELPHPHSFVYSLKNMVLFNSAYAAGLLLSIFWQLWVG; from the coding sequence ATGTCGCTGAAAGTATTTTTAGAAGTCGTAGAGATCAAGACGAAAATCGCCAGTCTTTTTCCGTTTTTGATCGGAGTGTTGTTTTCGATCAATTTCTTTCATCAAATTAACGTGCTGAATACAGTATTGTTTTTTATCGGGATGCTGATCTTTGATTTGACGACGACCGCTATCAACAATTATATGGATTTTGAAAAAGCCAAGTCGCAAGAATATAAATTCCAGCAAAATGTCATCGGCAGAGAAGGGCTGAAACCCAGCATGATCCGCAATATGATTCTTGGGATGCTGGCCTTTGTCTTGGTGATGGGGATTCTGTTGACGATCCGCACCGGCTGGCTGTTGTTTGTAATGGGATTTGTCTGCTGCTTTATCGGTGTTTTTTATACCTATGGGCCGGTCCCATTGTCGCGGATGCCGTTAGGAGAAGTCTTCAGCGGTGTTACCATGGGTCTGGGGATCTTTGCAATGGTAGTCTATGTGAATACGATGGATCCAACGATCTTTTACTTATCTTTGCAGTTGGGCAAAGGATCTTTCGCATTGACCGGCAATATCTGGCAGATCTTTGCGATGGTCTGGGCTTCATTGCCGTTGATCTTCACCATCGCCAATATCATGTTAGCCAATAATCTGCGGGATCTGGAGACCGATATCCAAAATCATCGGTACACACTGGTTTATTATATTGGACGAGAAACGGGCATTCGTTTGTTTTCCGTCTTGATGTATGGCTGTTATGCGGTTTTATTGATCGGCGTTTTGGCACGAGTCTTCGATTGGCCAGTCTTGTTGGCTTTATTGACATTTCCGAAGGTCCAAAGTCATTTGCGGGCACATCGCAAGGAATTGCCTCATCCCCACAGCTTCGTTTATTCCTTGAAAAACATGGTGCTCTTTAACAGCGCTTATGCGGCTGGTCTGTTGCTGTCGATTTTCTGGCAGCTTTGGGTAGGCTAA
- the pplA gene encoding extracellular electron transfer flavoprotein PplA yields MKSRKFMVGVTTLAFSALLLGACGADNASDDTAATTTNTSQTADTEESAATEESAATEESAAKVIAGAPMQDGTYTLKEKNDKNGYHTEFSITVKDGKITESNYDNVNADGKSKVDDADYNKNMKDKAGIAPEEFIPKFNEELVAKQDPSAIEVVSGATHSFDSFQNYAQQLIQAAQAGNTDVIEIDNGAELKDGTYTLKEKNDKNGYHVEFSITVKDGKVTESNYDNVNADGESKKDDADYNKNMKDKAGIAPEEFIPKFNEELVAAMGEEEGSPANMDVVSGATHSFHTFVIYAQQLLNAAEKGDTAVIEVDNFVTE; encoded by the coding sequence ATGAAATCAAGAAAATTTATGGTAGGGGTTACAACGTTGGCTTTCTCAGCATTATTATTGGGAGCGTGCGGTGCTGACAACGCATCAGACGATACAGCAGCGACTACTACAAATACTTCACAAACAGCCGACACTGAAGAATCAGCTGCTACTGAAGAATCAGCTGCTACTGAAGAATCAGCGGCCAAAGTCATTGCAGGAGCACCAATGCAAGACGGTACTTACACATTGAAAGAAAAAAATGACAAAAACGGCTACCATACAGAATTCTCGATCACTGTCAAAGACGGCAAGATCACAGAATCAAACTATGACAACGTGAATGCAGACGGCAAATCGAAAGTAGATGACGCTGACTACAATAAAAATATGAAAGACAAAGCAGGGATCGCACCAGAAGAGTTCATCCCTAAATTCAACGAAGAATTAGTTGCAAAACAAGATCCTTCTGCTATCGAAGTCGTTTCTGGCGCAACTCATTCATTTGATTCTTTCCAAAACTACGCACAACAATTGATCCAAGCAGCGCAAGCAGGCAACACAGATGTGATCGAGATCGATAATGGTGCAGAACTTAAAGACGGCACTTACACATTGAAAGAAAAGAATGATAAAAACGGTTATCATGTTGAATTTTCAATCACTGTCAAAGACGGAAAAGTGACAGAATCAAACTATGACAACGTGAATGCAGACGGCGAATCGAAAAAAGACGATGCTGACTACAATAAAAACATGAAAGACAAAGCAGGGATCGCACCAGAAGAATTCATTCCTAAATTCAACGAAGAATTAGTTGCAGCAATGGGTGAAGAAGAAGGCAGTCCTGCGAACATGGATGTTGTTTCCGGCGCAACTCACAGCTTCCATACTTTCGTTATCTACGCACAACAATTGCTGAATGCCGCTGAAAAAGGCGACACAGCTGTTATCGAAGTTGATAACTTCGTAACTGAATAA
- a CDS encoding FAD:protein FMN transferase produces the protein MKKQIGLVGILLMMALMVLGACGQKEAPKLLEEPYYQEKFLLGTYTRIRVYDEGKEEALKPAFARIKELGDKITINQKGSEIDELNAQAGIKPVKVSKDIYYLLKEAYEYTEETDEAFNMAIGAITQLWRIGFDDARKPSQAEIDEALKHIDYRKIEFNDKDQTVFLKEKGMIVDLGAIAKGYITDEVVKVLKKEGVTSAIVDLGGNVYVLGHSPRGEKTPWNIGIQDPNKSRGSIVGSIKETNKTVVTSGIYERYLEVDGKTYHHIFNSKTGYPYDNDIAGVSIITNKSIDGDGLSTSVFAMGVKEGLEYIEDMDDGTNAIFITKEDKVYVTKGIQNNFELDKNSGYTMGNRDELK, from the coding sequence ATGAAGAAACAGATTGGTTTAGTCGGCATCTTATTGATGATGGCACTGATGGTTTTAGGCGCCTGTGGACAGAAAGAAGCGCCCAAGCTGCTGGAGGAACCTTATTATCAGGAAAAATTTCTTTTAGGTACCTATACACGTATCCGGGTTTATGATGAAGGAAAAGAAGAAGCACTGAAACCGGCATTTGCGCGAATCAAAGAACTCGGCGACAAGATCACTATCAATCAAAAAGGATCCGAGATCGACGAACTGAACGCACAGGCGGGGATCAAGCCGGTGAAAGTCTCAAAAGACATTTACTATTTGCTGAAAGAAGCTTATGAATATACGGAAGAAACAGATGAAGCCTTCAATATGGCGATCGGTGCCATCACGCAATTATGGCGGATCGGATTTGACGATGCCCGCAAACCGTCTCAAGCAGAGATCGATGAGGCATTGAAACACATCGATTATCGCAAGATCGAATTCAATGATAAGGATCAGACAGTCTTTCTAAAAGAAAAAGGCATGATCGTCGATCTGGGAGCGATCGCTAAAGGATATATCACAGATGAAGTCGTTAAAGTCTTGAAAAAAGAAGGCGTGACTTCTGCGATCGTCGATCTTGGGGGTAATGTATATGTCTTAGGTCACAGTCCGCGGGGAGAAAAAACACCTTGGAACATCGGTATCCAAGATCCGAACAAATCACGAGGTTCGATCGTCGGCAGCATCAAAGAAACCAATAAAACGGTGGTAACTTCTGGTATTTATGAACGCTATTTAGAAGTCGATGGAAAGACATATCATCATATTTTCAATTCCAAAACCGGCTATCCTTACGACAATGATATAGCTGGTGTTTCGATCATTACGAATAAATCCATCGATGGCGACGGTTTGTCTACTTCAGTGTTTGCAATGGGAGTCAAAGAAGGGCTGGAATACATTGAAGACATGGACGATGGTACCAACGCGATCTTTATCACTAAAGAAGACAAGGTCTATGTTACAAAAGGGATCCAAAATAATTTCGAATTAGATAAAAATTCTGGTTATACGATGGGTAACCGGGATGAATTGAAGTAG